In Solenopsis invicta isolate M01_SB chromosome 1, UNIL_Sinv_3.0, whole genome shotgun sequence, one genomic interval encodes:
- the LOC120357035 gene encoding E3 ubiquitin-protein ligase HUWE1-like, whose amino-acid sequence MEKTKLEYIRLMCQMKMTGAICKQFNGSGVFNGSGALQGFNQADCSKFLQFITGTSKVPLQSFAALEGMNGIQKF is encoded by the exons atggaaaagaccaaacttgaatatattaggctcatgtgtcaaatgaaaatgactgGAGCAATTTGTAAGCA attcaatggttctggtgt ATTCAATGGTTCTGGTGCATTGCAAGGTTTTAATCAAGCGGATTGTTCGAAGTTCTTACAATTTATCACTGGTACATCTAAAGTGCCGTTACAAAGTTTTGCTGCGTTAGAAGGCATGAACGGCATACAAAAGTTCTAA
- the LOC105205875 gene encoding E3 ubiquitin-protein ligase HUWE1-like isoform X3, producing MEKTKLEYIRLMCQMKMTGAICKQFNGSGALRGFNQADCSKFLQFITGTSKVSLQSFAALEGMNGIQKFQIHREDKLTDRLSFAHICFNQLDYETYDKL from the exons atggaaaagaccaaacttgaatatattaggctcatgtgtcaaatgaaaatgactgGAGCAATTTGTAAGCA ATTCAATGGTTCTGGTGCATTGCGAGGTTTTAATCAAGCGGATTGTTCGAAGTTCTTACAATTTATCACTGGTACATCTAAAGTGTCGTTACAAAGTTTTGCTGCGTTAGAAGGCATGAACGGCATACAAAAGTTCCAAATTCACAGAGAAGACAAGTTGACAGACAGGCTTTCATTTGCacatatttg tttCAATCAACTGGATTACGAGACGTATGATAAACTCTAA
- the LOC105205875 gene encoding E3 ubiquitin-protein ligase HUWE1-like isoform X2: MEKTKLEYIRLMCQMKMTGAICKQFNGSGVFNGSGALRGFNQADCSKFLQFITGTSKVSLQSFAALEGMNGIQKFQIHREDKLTDRLSFAHICFNQLDYETYDKL; encoded by the exons atggaaaagaccaaacttgaatatattaggctcatgtgtcaaatgaaaatgactgGAGCAATTTGTAAGCA attcaatggttctggtgt ATTCAATGGTTCTGGTGCATTGCGAGGTTTTAATCAAGCGGATTGTTCGAAGTTCTTACAATTTATCACTGGTACATCTAAAGTGTCGTTACAAAGTTTTGCTGCGTTAGAAGGCATGAACGGCATACAAAAGTTCCAAATTCACAGAGAAGACAAGTTGACAGACAGGCTTTCATTTGCacatatttg tttCAATCAACTGGATTACGAGACGTATGATAAACTCTAA
- the LOC105205875 gene encoding E3 ubiquitin-protein ligase HUWE1-like isoform X1: MEKTKLEYIRLMCQMKMTGAICKQFNGSGVFNGSGVRFNGSGALRGFNQADCSKFLQFITGTSKVSLQSFAALEGMNGIQKFQIHREDKLTDRLSFAHICFNQLDYETYDKL, encoded by the exons atggaaaagaccaaacttgaatatattaggctcatgtgtcaaatgaaaatgactgGAGCAATTTGTAAGCA attcaatggttctggtgt attcaatggttctggtgtgag ATTCAATGGTTCTGGTGCATTGCGAGGTTTTAATCAAGCGGATTGTTCGAAGTTCTTACAATTTATCACTGGTACATCTAAAGTGTCGTTACAAAGTTTTGCTGCGTTAGAAGGCATGAACGGCATACAAAAGTTCCAAATTCACAGAGAAGACAAGTTGACAGACAGGCTTTCATTTGCacatatttg tttCAATCAACTGGATTACGAGACGTATGATAAACTCTAA